The DNA segment gcttccaagaactcctaacagtgtatttatctaaaatacctatcaggcatccaaggccaaatgatctcctgaaccAAGGTAACACCCTATTGGAAATaatgcctgtctcctaggtcaagtggatagctttatttcttgtgcaatttaagctcccttcttatacagccttatcaacattatagactcctaacttcttcTACATTGCACTTgtaggaatgtagattgagcacataaattccctttttgataTAACTGATATTAGCTCTCAGTTTACCTCCTTCTCTAGCCACTccctttttgggttgtaaaagaaagcctgacagtcacttcCTGATGAAAATTCTTAGATCTCTGTGCTGTGTATGtgcaatgaaattttattcaggtataaagaaatatgaaatttgcaagtaaatggatgtAACTGGAAAACATTATAccgaggtaacccagacacagaaataaCAAACTTTACATCTTTTTACTTATGCATGAATCCTAACATTGAATCTTTAAAGTGCTTGTTTAGCTTGGAGTACCTGTAGAATCCAGGAAACTAGTGAGGAGGGGAATAGATTAACTGTCTTTGTATAAGATGTTCATTAGCTCTGTACTTTGATTTTTCAGGTTAACTCTGATACTACATGTAGATTCACATAAGTGACAGGCTTGGGTAACTACATAATTAGTTATGAAGTTTATTCAAATAATCATTTTGGCACAGAAAAGAGATCAGATTCTATTTAAGGgtaaggaggggagaagggagagaggggaggggaagaaagagtcaGGGGTCATAAATATGTATGTGATTCCCTAATCGGCTAGACGGGTAAAAGACAAAGGTCAAAGGGCAGTGAAGACTCTGTGTGGCCAGCCTTAAGAGTCTCAACGGCATAACAAGCTGTGGTGTCCATTTTTTCCTCCATTTAAGTTGTATTTGCAAATCTGAAGTAGAGGGGGATATCTCTGATTAGAGGTAAATATTTTGTGATTAATAGACTATAGGTAGACAATGTGGTATTAATTGTGACAAGGTTCATATGCTTTAGCTTGCCAATAAGCTGTAAGTTAGCATTAGATTATGAATACTAGAAGCCCAGACCTCCATTCATACTTACAAAATATAAAGGCCATTCGCTTTTATGGTGAGAGATGGGTTATTAAGGCTCATGAACATGGTCAACTTTaggatttgtgtttgttttgcttttttgtttagaAGTTTTGACTTTAGGGGGAAATAcctagaaaaatagaaatgttcaGTTAAGATTCAGTGTTGTGCTCataaagtggttttttttgttttgttttgttttgttttttagatgtaGTTTTAGTAAACACAGTCTGTGTCAGTGCTGTGAAAACTGGTTCCCAGGCCTCACTTTTGGAAGCCCTTTTCTATAGAATCTGAGGACTCACTTGCTGTTTCCAGTCATCCTGGATGAATATGATGAGCTCACTATGAAAAGCTTTGTTACTGGTCACTGAATGATTCACTGGGCCTTGACTGCTTCCCTGGGCAACCGGCCCAGCCggtttaaaataagattttgttgttttgagggaTTCAAGCCAAGGTGGACCATTAGGATACTTCCTTTTGGTACAAGAGAGTCTACAAGTTTCCTCTCCTTCATTGCATTCGCTATGTTCCTGAGACAAATTTGACAAGAGAGGAAACTATTTGAGAATAataggggatggggtgggagacaGTGAGAAAAAGGAAGCCGAGGGCCTCCATTATCCAGGGCACACAAGAAATACTATGTTAGAGCTAGTAATCAAAGTTATGAACCGCTTATTGGTTCCTTACACCGATAATAATAAGGTCACTTCGGCAGGCACTGCTAAACCCTGAACTTACTCCTTCGGAGACCAGCCAGTCAGCCCAGAAGCACAACACAAAGACAACGGAAGGAGATTGCAAAACTCTGTGTGACTTTTTCTCTAGGAAACTAAACCATCCCAGTGCCCTGGAACAGATGTGTCTGCACAAAATGGTCTTTGAGGCCCTGAGAGAGACATATGCTATCTCTACAGTGGCCCTGGACTGTAAAAGGGCAGGATGGGAACAATAACCCTGAACCCCGAAGCTGAAGAATTCTGTACTGGTGTGGCACCCAAAACATGAGGAAGTTGATTTACTCATATATTTTATCCATcgaattttcattttttctgtggCCAGACATTTGCCAAGATTTTTAGGGACATATGACATGTGTGTTTTTACAGACAATACAATGCTCCCCAATATTTCTGGGTCTTGGACTCAATTATTTTGAACTCCATATAGTTGTTGACTGGTGTCAGAAGCCAATAGGTGTAAATGGGATGAAGGAAGGAGTCTGTATCATGATGGCTAGGACATTCAGTGTGGACATGGTACCATGCACTTAATGTCAAGTctagaaaataatttctcttaGTAAAACACACAGATAAGAATGCTTCTCTGGTTTTCTTTAGCTATCAAGAAAATCAAAGtgatgttttctatttgtttttagtAGTGTTCTAGTACATCTAACTTTATCGTTCGATACTTTGTGTTCCTCTCtgacttgttttttttgttttttttgtttttgtttttgttttttttctagacagggtttctctgtgtagctttgtgcttgtcctggaaccttgctctgtagaccaggctggcctcgaactcacaaagatctgcctgcctctgcctcccgagtgctgggattaaaggcgtgcaccaccaccacccaactcctCTCTGACTTTTAATTTAGCTTTTGTTTGATTGATTCTGTGATGATAGTTTGGAGCTTTTAGaatttctatatttattatgAGTCCCCTATATGTCTTTTAAACACATAGAGTAAAACCAGACAATAAAGTAGGATTCAGGAAGTTGGCTTTAACTGGCACAATGTGATCTGGTGGCAAGATCCTAGAATAACACCAAGATAACCccttcctctccaacattgaGGAATTATAAAGAGACCTTTCCAGCGCCTGCCCAGAGATTGGCGGCAGCATCACGGCTGTCTAGGCTGTTCTAAAAGACACTGCCCACTGCTTTTGCCGAAAGGAAAGGGAGCAGCAGAACTTTCCAAACACATGCCTAGTAAGAAGACTCAGGGTACTTCCTAGAGAGCtttgtaatgaaattttttttaattggaatacACGAAAAATCAGTGCCTGTCCCCCATCAAAGAAAGTTAACTGCAGGTGACTGTGGGCTATGATTTAACCCCACCCAGGAAATCTGTTAGGAAGAGAAAGGCCAACTGCTAATTAGTGAAGAAAAAGATCTCTTTGCATTGAAGTGGGACTGCACATTCCCTGCTCCCAGGGGCAAAGCATGTGTATCGTGAACAAATGTGGGTCTCACAAGAGAGTTACGACCAAAAAATGTTGGAATATATCTGCATTCTGTGTCTGCTTCTACTCAAAGGGAATCTTCAAACTGCTGGCCCATCAGTCATATTTCTGCTTCTCCTatctaacaaacaaaaatgccccCCCCCTCAGTGACATTGTCTCATTGGGATGAAACAAAAAGACAAGCATTTCATCTCCAAGGTCTATAGATACATTTCATCTAAGGAATTGGCTTTACTAAAACACTGCATGAGGTGCATCATCACTTTTGTCCTAACTACTATCTACAGAATCAGATGTTCACCCTCAGTACTGTAACACTTGTTACAGCTTGGATGAGGGAACGTGGAAGGCAAAAGGCTATTTGTGTGAGCTGAGTCTCAGATGAGTGAGTCTGAGCAGGGTAGAGTAGTTGAAAAGGGTAGCTGTCAGAAAGTGGAACTGCCTGACTCATCAGGAGTGGAGGCAACTGAGGCCAACATGAAGTGCACGCAGCTCTCAGTTTTGCAAGTTCTAACACTTGCCAAGATGTGTCTGTATTGGCAAGGATTTCTCTGATGTAATTCTGTGCTCTAATTTAAATCATTAACTTGACTATAACCAAAAGACAAATTATTTGCAGTAcagttaaaaatcacattttattgtagttttcaaatacagaaagggaaactgagtATACATTGAAAGCAAAGGCTGAAATGATAACATTGGGAGAAATTCAGATGCTATATGTTGGTAGCTATCCCTCTGTCAGAAGTACAGAAACCTCTTCTGGTTCTAAAATATCACAATTCTGTTGGGCCTTTGCTGGGAGTGTGGCagtatcattttttaattttgtctgcCTTGATTGTCCTAAGAATGAGGCAGGGACAGAGTGACATCATTAAGTTTCAAAGAAATAGTTCCATTGAAAACATGCCTCCTATGTAAGCATaagaactggagttcagatccccaaattgtgtgtaatagccagacatagtggcatacatctgtaatccaagACCTGTGGGTGGTGAGGTAAAGCAGCAGTAGGTAGATCCCAAGAACTAAATGGTGGGCCAGCCAAGCCAAATAGATGAGATCTAGGTTTTGTGAGAGACCATGTCGAAAAGACTAAGGTGAAGAGCAGCTAAGGGAGACACTCGGTGTGCCacccacaagcacatgcacacgtacacaggTTCTCTCACAACACCTATGTGCATACACCAACACAATCACatacaataacacacacacacacacacacacacacacacacacacacacacacacacaccttttacaAATAATGGTGTCCTAGTGAACCAGTTTTCCAAAAGAAATGCTTTGGTTGGTAGTGTTTGTCAGTCTCCATGGTATAAAAATTCCCAGActgcacaattaaaaaaaattaaacgtCAGTTTTTATGAAGCAATGTCAGCCCATGCCAGCACAGGGCTACTTGCAACACAACAAATATCAACACTAACAGATTTctataaatacatacaatataattttaatttcctgAGAAGATATGCAGACACAAGTGTCTTTATACTCTATAGCAAGTCAGCaagtattcattaaaaaataagaagaaatagcTTGGCCTACAATAAGTGTTTTtattacatacaataaaaatatcttaaattagccttatataaaacataattacaATATAGCTTTTCACAAATACCCATAAATATTGTGAGTTGGTTTAAAATCCTTTTCAACAAGAACTTAAAAGCTGGTTAAATTTGACAGAGTCCAAAATTTGAGCATGACTGTTCTTTATTACTTTGAGAAGTCAGCATGCTTCAGTGAGGTGGGCTCTTCCAACAGGATCCTGGCTTTTCTTGCTCCGGGCAAGAAGAGGAAAATGGCTGATGGTAAAGAAAAGCTCTCTTGTAGCTTCATTCTGGCCACCTTCGGGTAAAGGTGATGCATCCATTTTAAAGTTGAATTTATTCGATTTTAGAGATGTATAACGAGACAGGAGAAACACCAGCTTCAAAGCAGAGACCATGTGAATGGGGAAATCCCACTCAATTTGTTGTGAGTTCTGAGTTGAAGTAAAAGTCTGATAATCCATCTATCCATGTTCTCACTgactttttttctaaaaatatctgCCCCACTAACATCATAAAGTTATGTAGTATAGGAAAACCAATGTATCTGCCAATTAGGTAACACCAACTAAATATCTGGAATCGTTACATAATATAGCCAGAGAAGTACCAATTTCTGGGGTTAAATCTAATGACTACCAGTACAAAGTCTCATTTGACTATTAGcagtatttatacacacatacacacaaaaacaatgaCGGCTTACATGAAAGCTCAGAATGAACCTGCATCCTGAGAATAACGAAATCAAGAAAAATTCCCAGATAAATGTCATTCCTTGCTATCTCTACTTCTGTCCCAATAGATTTCATAGTGTTCTCTATTGTCTAAAAATACCACATATAAAGAGGCTTTTGTTGGCATATCTTGGCCACCCCACCAGTCTGACAGCTTTTCATTAGGAGGCTCTCAGAAGGGGAGAGTATAAAGTGATTAAGGTAAAAGAGTTCGAAGAAATTAAGATGAAAAAGAAGGCCATGCTACTGCCCAACATTGTTTTTGCAAGCCAAGTAAGATTCCCATAGAAATAGGACCTCATTTTCCACCCAGAGATTCAAGGGTTAGGCAGACATTCTTTGGAAGAGTTTCTGTCTTCTGCTGCCCATACTCATTTTATCATGGattataaaaaatgtatttcttgacCCAACATCAGGGAATTTGGTCCATTCGCTGCGTCTTCTTCAGACAGATATGAGGGTTAAAATCTTATGATGCCAAGAGGTTCTGTGAGCATTGATTTGTAAGCCCTCATAAACTATATGTATTGCAAATAGTCAACCCCTCCAACCCACCCTCCAGCATCTCTGGATACACTGAGGAAGATGATGAGACCAAACTCAATCTCTAGGAGCTGAATGAGAGCTCTGGCATTAAAATGACCCCCCAGTACGTATTATTTTTCTGAATATGGTCATCAGAATTGAACCTCAAATATATGGTATCTCTAGCACGCAGTTCATAAATACCTCCTATAGTTAATATTTGAAAGTCATTTGTTGCAGATtgtaaaacatttccttttttaactAACTCTACTATAAATTCAGCAGAGTTTGTTATGGATTCTTTAGGAATAGGAGTCACTTGGCCGTAGATTAAATACACACCATCCTGAAGTATCTCCAGCTTCCCATCAGATGTCATAGTTACACAAAGAGGTTCAGGAGATGTCATTTGCCATTTTGAGGGTAATAGTTCTATaagaaattgaaaaatgaagggaaaaaagaaatcatgtttatattattatttcatacTCTACCTGGCTGTAGTACATTCTTTACTACCTACAGGTGGATTCTTTACTTGGTCTATTCTAGTTTTCTCAGaccatattttaaatatgttgtgACAATCAGCCATCTCTCTGTTTTAAAGAGGTTGTAGGTTCTAATGGCTCTGTACCTCTTTTAGGGTAATATGaatgaagaaaggagggagaggagagaggaatcaCACAGCAAGGCCAGAATAAGGATTGGTCATAACTCATGCATCTCCATGTCTTTCTTATATGAATACTATTTACTCTGTGTTGGTTTACCGATGACACATTCCCTGATCAGTCTACACTCAACATTGCTTTCCTGTGACTCCCTTGCTCTATActgctttaattttcttcatagAAAGTATTGGCATCATTTTTATCACATCAAGGAGAGATTTCAAACATATTGTATGTTTTGTTCCTTTCACtggcaaaacaaaatacaaaaccagGGACCTATTCAAAGAATGCCCTAATCTCTGAAAGCCAAGTTATTTTGAAAACCTGGAGCAAAAGGTGCAAAAGTAAAATTGTCTACTcataaatgaaaatgtgtttatttggcCAAactatcaaatatatatatatatatatatatatatatatatatatatatatatatgatattttgaaTGTATTCTAAGAAATATTCTGAGATTCAATGTAATGGTTGGCTttacttgtcaacttgacacctcCTTGAATCTCCCAGGAAAAGAGTCTAAGTGAGAACAGTCTATATTGAGGTGATCTATAGAGGATTGCCATTGTCTTAATTAAGTCGATAGTTGTGGGAAAATCCAGCCCACAGTGGTTGgtgccattccctaggcaagATGTTCTGAACTGGAAGAAAGTAGAGAAGTGGAACTgagtataagaaagcaagcaatTATACATTtcgtttctctctgctcttgactgtgaatgtGACTAGAtgctcaagctcctgccactgtgatTTCCCTGCAATGACAGACTATAATCTGCACTTGTGAGCTAAAGTAAATTCTTTTTCtactaagttgctttttgtcatggtattttattgaagcaacagaaataaaactaaaacactcAGCAACCCTGTTTTCCATGTTTTCTGAGCAGCTATCAGCTGACTATAAAGGAAAATGACTCAGAAGCTAAGAAGAAGTGCCTGTTCCTCTAACTCTCCACTCCTCTTCTATGCACATACTAACAGCAATAGTGTTTCCCATATGCTCTACTAGATATGAGACATTTGTGAAATGTGAGAAGTACTTTGAGAAAAGGTGGTAGGAATCTGAAAGATATATCCTTAAGAAACTACCAGACTAAAAGCTGATTACTGTATACAGATCCACAAGTTTTTCAGTGTGATGAATATGCCTGCCAGGAGTGTTACTGGATGTGGGCTTGTCAATTTGGTTCAGCTCTGGAAGCTTCAGCTCTCACTAAGCTGATGGCTAAGTATAGAATTAgtgattataattaaaaaaaataagtgaaagtgGGCAAAAGGATGTACAAGCTTTTTTGAGGGCAATTGCAGCTGCTTTCTTGAatcaaaaactaagaaaaaagaaaggtggtTACTCACCAAACTTAACCATACAGGGATCTTTGGCAGTTGGCtgtagaaggaaaagaagaactgGTCAGGATGATGGCACAGTTGCTACTTGCATGACTGAATTATTTACAGTTTAAAGTTTCTGAAGCAAACTATTTTCCAAAGTCGGAGGGGGGGGCACCATACATAGACACCTGTCTTACTTCTTTGCTTCCTTCTACAGATGACTGACTCTGTCCTTTACATTAGACTTGCAGTAGCGTTGACATTAGAGTTTAGGGACTATAAGAAGAAGCAAATGAGCAAGTGAGCAAGTGAGGTATGGGTGCAAGGGAAGGGGTAAAATTAGACACACTGGAATTTAGCTGTGTAAGGAGATAAAGAAAAGCATGACTAGAATGATGGGCagtgttaatttaatttttaaaatggtatcATTGAATGATAGATTTGATAATGAGAAGAAAGATAGCAGATCTCTTTATGGGTCTTTCATTTGGGACTTTTGTGCCTCATTCTGGTCATCTAACTCTGACCCACAAGGCAAGTATTGGAGCTTTGTTCTTTCCCTCTGGTTTTCAACAAACAGCTGTTTCTATGTCCATATGGTTTCCCAAGATTATCTGGTGTATGTGGGAAGAAGATAATGGAACCTCTGATTATGTTTCTCTTtacttaaaataacaataaattgactctataaatatttaatatttagaaaGTCACATGCCATGTACATTAACTGAGATGCCCTCAGAATCAGATACAACTGTTTCAAATGTCTGCAACATGCCACAGCTTACATGCTGAAAGATGACATTAGTTGTGGCTAATTTACAAATACAATCAATTAAATGCTGTCAAATGCTTGAGAGTAAAGTAAGAAGGCATATCTACCAAAGTTTTTTGTACTGAAAATTATTGGTGTCCTTGGAGCATAGTGctcaaaagacttttttttaaaacatggaaaacGATACATGTTCCTTTTAAAGGAACTGTCCAGCTCTTGTACTAGGAAAAAACTAAAGAGAACGAAAggcaaaaacaatgaaatcagttAAGCATGGACTGGACTCATGTACCAGGAATGCACATTGCCTCTGACCAAGGTGCTGGCAGAGGGGGTACGGGCCAACTGGTCTGACAGAGTGATGTGTGCCTGATGTAATAGCACGTAGGAAGCTAATACAGGAGGCCCATGGGTTTTAGGTCAAGCTAGGCTATATTTCAAAGAAAGCAAGAAGAAACTGGTGTTCCTAACATGAATATTGGTGTGAGACAGTAGGAAGAAACACAGATTTGGGACTGTAGCCACTGGAAAAATGAAAGTTAATCACCAAGATGGGCAAGACTAAGAGAAATAAAGTAAGAGAAACAATCATGAGTTTTGAATGTGGTAATTTATAGTATTTATTAGATATCAAGTAGGTGGTTAGATCTACATTGCTGAGACTTGTTGCTTTCAGACATGACATTGTATGTGAACATCATGTCCAAGGGTGTAGATAGAGATGAATACTGGGACTCTTTGGTATTTAGAGGTCAGACAATGAGGAAGAACTTTCTAAGGAAGATCAGTGAGTCTGAAAAGAATGAAAGTGGGTGACATTTGGGAACCAAGAGAAGAAAGTCTTCTGGAGAGGATATTGATCAGTTGGTGTCAAATGTCACTGACtgatccaaaaagaaaaaggcagagactTGACTGATAGAGTTAGAAACATGGATTCTACAAGAGTTCCTGACAGAATAGTTGTGTAATAGTTTGTATAGTGTGATATGAGCACAAGTTTCACTAGGATGAATTTAAGAGAAATTGGAAAACTTGCTACCCAGGAGTATAGTGAAAGTGAGTGGGACCTGGATAAGGGTGAGAAgtcaaagagattttttttcctcttttgttttgggttctgtctttggttttgtttgttttaatgtgaaGAAGATGGCAAGTTTGTTTGTTACCATTTGATGGGGTTATTCTAATCAAAAAGAGAGGTAGTACAGAAGAGCTAGGCAAGAACGTCAGCCGTGCTCTGAGCAGGTGAGGCATGAGAGGATCTATTTCGGAAGCTGCTTTGGCAGGTACATGGATAATGCATCCATGCAGAGGAAGGAAACAGTATGTATGAACACAAATGCAGGTATTCTCTCCTAGGAGAGAATGGGAAATGGTTCCAGAAAGTCTAGAGAGGTGTCAAGGGTGTATGGTAGTCTAGTGAAAGGAGAATGAACAGAATGGGGAAGCACAGACCATTTCCATAGCAATAAGGAACCCCCACTTGAAGCTAGTGGCCATGAGCATATAAAGCAAGAATGCTCAAAAGGCCTTGTGTTTTTCTCAGAGACCCAGTATAGTTGGACTTAATTGGTGTTGGAGGCTGTTGATTGCTGTGTTTTGACATCAGAGTGTAGTGATGAGAGAAAGAAGCAAGGGAGTGAATTTGTGTAAGGGAAGAGATATAATTAAAGACTTTAGAGTTCAGTTAtgtaatgagaaaaagaaaggcattgATGGAAcgacattattttaattttgaaaagctACCCTATCAAATGATAGTGATAAATGAGTGCCATGGCAATTAAGAATATACAAGGATACCatagtaaatttttatttgtttctttgtaaggTAATTGTCAATTGTTATAGTCAAAAATCACAAATCAAGATAAATTAGAATGTAAACTTTAAGTTGCTGTATTAGAAAATGTTaaactaaaattaagaaaataaaacaaatatcaaatTACTGGGGCTTTGAAAGTGACAAGGAGGTAGAGGcactgagtttgaaccccagcatcacaaaaataGTATCTcaattattttgttatgtttgtatCACATCTGAATATATTATAGAAAACAACATTTTAGCTAAAAACAAAGTAGATTTAgactgaaaaaaatctatattaaaCTTTTTAGAGTTTTGAGTTTCCACCTTGTGTGTCTGTTTTGTATACATGGTATTGTACTCAGATATGAGATACTGTTTGGCATACATCTGTTGGAAATTATAATCAAAGTGTTTAATTGATAAGGAGGTGCAATAGAAAATGGTGGAAGCCATGAATCTAAAAACTATAAGTCACTAGATTTCCTGAAATAAGTTTTACACTTGCAATTATTTCATCCCATTTCGGTTTTTCTTAGAAGAGATGTCCAAATTCAATTCAGAACGACTCATAGGCTTATAGCAGAGACTCCCATAACCCATTTCCTCATCTATTAACCAGGGAATAATAGCAGAGTTCACTGAACCTGTTGTTCTGTGTAACTGTGCTGACTCTTTGGAAGGGCTTCTCCAGACATTCTACCCAAACCTGCTCAGTAAATACCAGCTATTTTGATCGTGATGCTGGTTATAATGAAGAATTGAACAAACGGCTTAAGTACCTATATTCCCAACATTACACTAATATTGTAGCAGGAGAGACAAATTTAATGCATAATTGTTGCCTCTCAAGGAGTTTGTAATCTAACTAGAAAAACACAATCACATATATGAAACAATTGATTAGCCATCTAAACATAAATGCCATGGATTTTGTTCCAGCTATTACCATGTGTAAGAGGACACAGAAAATCTAAACCCATAGACAAATAAACTGACAGTCAAACATCCAGAAACCCCATTATTGCAAGCTTCTTTTCTATCTATTTAGAGTTAGAAAACACCACTGGGTTTATCTTTATTGCCATAAGTGTAAATCTAACTGGAAAAACATCAGTTTGTTTGAAAGATGTGGTTCTACTGAGGAAGAAATGAGGTCAGACAATTGATACATGTTTTAACTGACCTTGTTAGTTTGTATTTGTTGTGAATCCTTCTAGCTAACAGTAATATGAATATTAATCGCTACCACCTATCTAGAGCCTGCCATGAGTCAGGCATGTCAGGCACTTCACCCCCTCATTATTCCTTAAGGCAACTCTGT comes from the Onychomys torridus chromosome 11, mOncTor1.1, whole genome shotgun sequence genome and includes:
- the Tnfsf18 gene encoding tumor necrosis factor ligand superfamily member 18 — encoded protein: MEETPLSQPSPRGEQRFRKPWLLCIVPLLLLLFYATGALIFTSLKPTAKDPCMVKFELLPSKWQMTSPEPLCVTMTSDGKLEILQDGVYLIYGQVTPIPKESITNSAEFIVELVKKGNVLQSATNDFQILTIGGIYELRARDTIYLRFNSDDHIQKNNTYWGVILMPELSFSS